In the genome of Acidobacteriota bacterium, one region contains:
- the coaBC gene encoding bifunctional phosphopantothenoylcysteine decarboxylase/phosphopantothenate--cysteine ligase CoaBC, with translation MIVALGVTGCIAAYKAVEVLRGLQKRGAAVRVVMTRHATEFVGLLTFQSISGLPVITEMFAPTDDPEIKHIQLAQSIDLLLVAPATANALAKFANGIADDFLSTLYISTTAPMLVAPAMNVEMWGHPATRENVRRLRERGVQFVDPEEGYLACRTVGAGRLAEPDEIVRRACEIIGLAAAPNSSDDAAGLPQDLRGERVLITAGPTQEAIDPVRFLSNRSSGKMGYAVAEAALARGADVTLITGPVSIAAPKGARTISVRSAAEMYEAVKANLEGATMVVMAAAVADYRPASVHQQKIKKNGSALVLELEETDDILTAAAGGNGSRVVIGFAAETENVLANAKKKLEEKGADLIVANDVSASDSGFDVDTNRIALVSKEGVVELPLMSKREAAMRIIDAARSMKSALGSCNSPEA, from the coding sequence ATGATAGTTGCTCTCGGCGTTACCGGATGCATAGCGGCATATAAGGCTGTCGAGGTCCTGCGCGGGCTCCAGAAACGCGGGGCTGCCGTCAGAGTCGTGATGACCCGGCACGCCACCGAGTTCGTTGGCCTGCTCACATTTCAGTCCATCTCCGGACTGCCGGTGATAACCGAGATGTTCGCGCCCACCGATGACCCCGAGATCAAACACATCCAGTTAGCTCAATCAATCGATCTTCTGCTGGTCGCTCCAGCGACGGCTAATGCGCTTGCGAAGTTCGCCAACGGGATCGCCGACGATTTCCTTTCCACGCTGTACATATCCACCACCGCGCCTATGCTTGTCGCGCCTGCGATGAACGTAGAGATGTGGGGCCACCCCGCAACTCGCGAGAACGTTCGCCGATTGCGCGAGCGCGGTGTTCAGTTTGTAGACCCGGAAGAAGGTTACCTCGCGTGCCGCACTGTGGGTGCCGGGCGTTTGGCCGAGCCTGATGAGATCGTCCGCCGGGCGTGCGAGATCATCGGTCTTGCTGCGGCGCCGAACTCGAGCGATGATGCGGCCGGGCTTCCACAGGACCTTCGCGGCGAGCGCGTGCTGATCACCGCCGGACCGACACAGGAGGCGATCGATCCGGTTCGCTTTTTGAGCAACCGCTCGTCGGGGAAGATGGGCTATGCCGTGGCTGAAGCCGCACTCGCGCGAGGGGCAGACGTCACATTGATAACCGGGCCGGTCTCGATCGCGGCGCCAAAAGGCGCGCGCACGATCTCTGTTCGTTCTGCCGCGGAGATGTACGAGGCGGTGAAAGCCAATCTCGAAGGCGCAACAATGGTTGTGATGGCGGCGGCCGTCGCCGACTATCGTCCTGCGAGCGTTCATCAACAAAAGATCAAGAAGAACGGAAGCGCGCTTGTGCTCGAACTCGAGGAGACCGACGACATCCTGACGGCTGCGGCTGGCGGGAATGGCTCACGCGTTGTCATAGGTTTCGCTGCTGAGACTGAGAATGTGCTTGCGAACGCGAAGAAGAAGCTCGAGGAGAAGGGCGCGGACTTGATCGTCGCCAATGACGTATCGGCTTCGGATTCAGGATTCGACGTTGACACCAATCGAATCGCGCTAGTATCAAAGGAAGGTGTGGTCGAGCTGCCGCTGATGTCAAAGCGCGAGGCAGCAATGCGAATCATCGACGCGGCAAGAAGCATGAAGAGTGCGCTGGGCTCTTGTAATAGTCCTGAAGCATAA
- a CDS encoding S41 family peptidase — MRRFKRYTTFVLLALVLFASGARSGSPPGNSAHSIAARDSSDPLSPKDRVEVFEEVWETINEKYYDPSFNGVDWRGVRERYRPLIERTNTEDEFYGLLKRMVGELHDAHTRFHIPEERRERERLQAVSAGVSIYEVEGKPVVVSVEPVSDAARAGVEEGMIVLAIDGKPVSQQLADARARVAGSSTDRAVRLRLYRMIVDGAPGTTLRMSLGRADGSVLDVALTRRIVADTGVVTSRRLPSGYGYIRLTLWKSPIRKRFRRALEQLKDAPGIVIDIRGNPGGEAEEVAKIASYFFNSKVAFGKFSTRAGKSVYVRTDDDEQVYKGPLAILVNEGSGSGSELFAGVMQENGRAMVVGRRSCGCVLGISKFRSVKGKGELAVSEYGYRSPKGNTFEGTGVTPDKTVELKISDIQQHRDAALEEAERLLKTKPEARSGSH, encoded by the coding sequence ATGCGCCGGTTCAAACGATACACAACATTTGTCCTCCTGGCGTTGGTGCTCTTCGCGAGTGGCGCGCGCAGCGGTAGCCCGCCAGGCAACTCCGCCCATTCGATCGCGGCCCGCGATTCATCGGATCCATTGTCGCCCAAGGACCGGGTCGAGGTTTTCGAGGAGGTTTGGGAAACCATCAACGAGAAGTACTATGACCCTTCTTTCAACGGCGTAGACTGGCGCGGTGTGCGCGAGCGCTATCGCCCGCTCATCGAACGGACAAACACCGAAGACGAATTCTACGGACTCCTCAAGCGTATGGTCGGCGAGCTGCACGACGCCCACACACGCTTTCACATCCCCGAAGAGCGCCGCGAGCGCGAACGCTTGCAAGCCGTCAGCGCCGGCGTCTCCATCTACGAGGTTGAAGGGAAACCGGTCGTCGTAAGCGTGGAGCCGGTTTCAGACGCCGCTCGCGCGGGCGTCGAGGAAGGAATGATCGTGCTTGCCATCGACGGCAAGCCCGTCTCCCAACAACTGGCCGATGCGCGCGCTCGCGTAGCAGGCTCGTCCACGGATCGCGCCGTTCGGCTCAGGCTGTACCGGATGATCGTTGACGGGGCCCCCGGCACGACTCTTCGAATGAGCCTCGGGCGGGCAGACGGTTCAGTGCTGGATGTAGCATTGACGCGCCGCATCGTCGCCGATACCGGAGTGGTCACCTCACGCCGCTTACCATCCGGCTACGGCTACATCAGGCTGACGCTTTGGAAATCGCCAATCCGAAAACGATTCCGGCGAGCGCTGGAACAACTCAAGGATGCACCCGGCATCGTGATCGACATTCGCGGCAACCCCGGCGGCGAAGCAGAAGAAGTTGCGAAGATCGCAAGCTACTTTTTCAACTCGAAGGTTGCATTTGGCAAGTTCAGCACGCGCGCGGGGAAATCGGTCTACGTTCGCACCGATGACGATGAGCAGGTCTACAAGGGTCCTCTCGCGATCCTGGTGAACGAAGGCTCGGGCAGCGGCTCGGAGTTGTTCGCCGGAGTGATGCAGGAGAACGGCCGCGCTATGGTGGTCGGCCGCCGGAGTTGCGGATGCGTGCTCGGCATATCGAAGTTCAGAAGCGTGAAGGGCAAGGGTGAGCTTGCGGTGAGTGAATACGGCTACCGCTCCCCCAAGGGAAACACTTTCGAAGGAACGGGAGTGACTCCGGACAAGACGGTGGAGCTGAAGATATCGGATATTCAGCAGCATCGGGATGCTGCGCTTGAAGAGGCTGAGCGGTTGTTAAAAACAAAACCCGAAGCAAGAAGCGGCTCACACTGA
- a CDS encoding PIG-L family deacetylase gives MNPTLTRKFQSWALVFFVVAVSCWSPFGSRSRADTRPAEDRGAMALGQAIKRLGVVGSVLHTGAHPDDEDSGLLAYLARGRQVRTAYLSLTRGDGGQNVIGPELYEPLGVIRTDELLAARKIDGAQQFFSRAFDFGFSKSRTETLSKWDREAVLADMVRVIRTFRPLVIVSAWSGSPNDGHGHHQSSGLLTQEAYRAAADPSRFPEQIKEGLRPWQAKKLYLRSFDGAASPREFLPSLATLSLNTGEFDPLLGCSYYELAARGRSQHRSQDQGTIEARGPRLSRLRLIDSRLGPIKNERDIFEDIDSSMVGIAAYAGAAAARLRDQLAEIQSAADEAKAKYNPLAKASVTEIVARGLKKLREISNGVGALGLNESELFETTFLLKQKEADFADALLKSEGVVVDCLADDEIVTPGQAFAITLSAYVNSAAKLGSFGLRTPTGWTAVQKGKEKVTEVDGRLVLEAQYTVTVSADADPTRPYWLNSPRKGDMFKIDKPEKGATGIEPVSTPALMGVVDFNIAGASIQTNQKAEYRYADRAVGEIRHELKVAPAVSVNVSPDLLVYPKSAAAIERQVTVSVTNNQKGGVRGSVTLQKPAEWQVTPASANFELKREEERASLSFVVKVLGSSAETRRTLSAVATVDGRSYRQGYQVVAYPHIEPRFVYHEAQAEAEVIDVKVAPGLKVGYIEGAGDDFAAALKRIGVDVKTIDSKELASGDLSAYDTIVAGVRVYEVRPDVIANNARLMDYVNRGGTYIVQYSRGNFETGGFAPYRTGREERQDARVSGQGARQADREPRLLYLSEAEIAFALSKSATKPRAGFIGAAGDKVLDSLRSAGLDARPLSASELGSDLSQLDVIVVGSDASSKAELAQYNARLLEYSRRKLVVAGYSQAQFVSGDFPSYPKPDARPFRVTDELAAVTILEPNHPRFNFPNKITERDFDGWVQERGAYFLGDWDSHFKPLMASHDPGEPDLKGGEVIAEYGKGIYVYTAYAWFRQLPKGVPGAYRLIANLVSLSKAKAARGQSAR, from the coding sequence GTGAATCCTACTCTGACGCGCAAGTTTCAATCGTGGGCACTTGTCTTTTTCGTAGTCGCCGTTTCTTGCTGGTCTCCCTTTGGTTCTCGATCGCGCGCCGATACGCGGCCGGCCGAAGACCGCGGCGCCATGGCGTTGGGCCAGGCGATCAAACGGCTTGGTGTGGTCGGCAGCGTGCTTCACACCGGTGCTCATCCGGATGATGAAGACAGCGGCTTGCTCGCCTACCTTGCGCGAGGGCGGCAAGTGCGCACGGCCTACCTGTCGCTCACCCGCGGAGACGGCGGCCAGAACGTGATCGGTCCCGAGCTGTACGAGCCGCTCGGCGTGATTCGCACCGATGAGTTGCTTGCTGCGCGAAAGATCGACGGCGCGCAACAGTTCTTTTCCCGCGCGTTCGATTTTGGGTTCAGCAAGTCACGCACTGAGACGCTTTCAAAGTGGGACCGCGAAGCTGTCCTCGCCGATATGGTCCGGGTCATTCGCACCTTTAGGCCGCTGGTTATCGTGTCGGCCTGGAGCGGGTCACCTAACGATGGGCACGGGCATCATCAAAGCTCTGGCCTGTTGACTCAGGAAGCATATCGCGCGGCGGCTGACCCGTCGCGTTTCCCCGAGCAGATCAAAGAAGGCTTGAGGCCCTGGCAAGCGAAGAAGCTATACCTTCGTTCGTTTGACGGCGCAGCGAGTCCTCGCGAGTTCTTACCGTCGCTGGCGACGCTTTCACTGAACACCGGCGAGTTCGATCCGTTGCTTGGCTGCAGCTACTACGAGCTCGCCGCGCGAGGACGCAGCCAGCACCGGTCTCAGGACCAGGGAACCATCGAAGCGCGCGGTCCGCGGCTCTCGCGGCTGCGATTGATCGACTCGAGGCTTGGTCCGATCAAGAATGAAAGGGACATTTTTGAAGACATCGATTCGTCGATGGTCGGAATCGCCGCATACGCCGGAGCCGCGGCGGCGAGGCTGAGAGATCAGCTCGCGGAAATTCAGTCGGCTGCGGATGAAGCAAAGGCGAAATACAATCCGCTGGCGAAGGCTTCGGTCACTGAGATAGTGGCGCGCGGCTTGAAGAAGCTGCGCGAGATCAGCAACGGGGTTGGGGCGCTGGGCTTGAATGAGTCTGAGCTGTTTGAGACGACCTTTCTTCTCAAACAAAAGGAAGCTGACTTCGCCGACGCGCTGTTGAAGTCTGAAGGCGTGGTCGTCGATTGTCTGGCTGATGACGAAATCGTCACTCCAGGTCAGGCGTTCGCCATCACTCTGAGCGCGTACGTGAACTCGGCTGCTAAGCTCGGCTCGTTTGGATTGCGAACACCCACGGGCTGGACAGCGGTTCAGAAGGGAAAGGAGAAGGTCACCGAGGTTGACGGCAGGCTTGTGCTGGAAGCTCAATACACCGTCACCGTCTCGGCCGATGCCGACCCGACCCGGCCATACTGGCTGAACAGCCCTCGCAAGGGCGATATGTTCAAGATCGATAAGCCGGAAAAAGGCGCAACCGGGATCGAGCCCGTTTCTACTCCTGCGCTGATGGGGGTCGTGGACTTCAACATCGCCGGCGCATCGATACAGACCAACCAGAAAGCTGAGTATCGTTATGCCGACCGGGCGGTTGGTGAGATTCGCCACGAGCTTAAGGTCGCGCCCGCCGTGTCGGTCAACGTCTCACCGGACCTCCTTGTCTATCCGAAATCCGCGGCCGCGATCGAACGCCAAGTGACCGTGTCGGTGACTAACAATCAGAAGGGCGGCGTACGCGGTTCCGTGACGCTTCAGAAACCCGCTGAGTGGCAAGTGACACCGGCGTCTGCCAACTTCGAGCTGAAACGCGAAGAGGAGCGAGCCTCGCTCAGCTTCGTCGTGAAAGTGCTGGGCTCCAGCGCAGAGACTCGGCGCACGTTGTCGGCAGTCGCGACCGTTGATGGGCGCTCGTACCGCCAAGGTTATCAAGTTGTCGCTTATCCTCACATCGAGCCGCGTTTCGTCTATCACGAGGCTCAAGCCGAAGCCGAGGTGATAGACGTCAAGGTGGCCCCGGGTTTGAAAGTCGGCTATATCGAGGGAGCGGGCGACGATTTCGCCGCGGCCCTGAAACGCATTGGCGTTGACGTGAAGACGATCGACTCGAAGGAACTCGCGTCCGGTGACTTGAGCGCGTATGACACGATCGTCGCGGGCGTTCGCGTGTACGAGGTTCGCCCCGATGTGATCGCGAACAACGCGCGATTGATGGATTATGTGAACCGGGGTGGAACTTACATTGTTCAGTACAGCAGGGGCAACTTCGAGACGGGCGGGTTCGCGCCCTACAGGACCGGAAGAGAAGAGAGACAGGACGCGCGCGTTTCGGGGCAGGGGGCGCGGCAAGCTGATCGAGAGCCGCGGCTCTTGTATCTCAGCGAGGCTGAGATCGCTTTCGCTCTCTCGAAGTCAGCGACAAAGCCAAGAGCCGGGTTCATCGGAGCAGCGGGCGATAAGGTGCTTGATTCGCTGCGCAGCGCGGGACTCGACGCGCGACCGCTTTCAGCTAGCGAACTCGGGAGTGATTTGTCACAACTCGACGTGATCGTTGTTGGCTCAGACGCGTCGTCAAAGGCCGAGTTGGCCCAGTACAACGCGCGTTTGCTTGAATACTCGCGTAGGAAGTTGGTGGTCGCGGGTTACTCACAAGCCCAGTTCGTGAGCGGCGATTTCCCGTCGTATCCGAAGCCTGACGCCCGGCCTTTTCGAGTGACCGACGAGTTGGCGGCGGTGACTATACTCGAACCCAATCATCCGCGTTTCAATTTTCCGAACAAGATCACCGAGCGCGACTTCGATGGCTGGGTGCAAGAACGCGGGGCTTACTTCCTGGGCGACTGGGATTCGCATTTCAAACCGTTGATGGCTAGTCACGACCCGGGCGAACCGGACTTGAAGGGAGGGGAAGTGATCGCCGAGTACGGCAAGGGGATTTATGTCTACACTGCGTACGCCTGGTTCAGACAATTGCCCAAAGGAGTACCGGGCGCCTATCGGCTGATTGCGAATCTTGTGAGCTTGTCGAAAGCGAAGGCTGCTCGCGGACAATCCGCAAGATGA
- the pruA gene encoding L-glutamate gamma-semialdehyde dehydrogenase — protein MLPSFQNEPFTDFASERNAAVMREAIADAESQFGREYPLIIGGKRYTTGDMLASVNPSNYEEVVGLVHKATVELADKAIEAATAAFQEWKNVAPDVRARYLLKVASLLRKRKAEFNALLVLEVGKSWAEADGDVAETIDFAEFYAREMIRYGQEQPLTALAGEQNELDYIPMGVGIVIPPWNFPLAILGGMTLASVVTGNTVVLKPSSESPIVAAKFVELLEEVSLPPGVVNFVPGSGAKIGDYLVGNPRTRFIAFTGSKEVGLHINELAAKTAEGQLWIKRIVSEMGGKDTIVVDETADLDAAVDGVVASAFGYSGQKCSACSRVVVVNQVYDEVVGRVADRAGKLKVGPVKEQENWTGPVSSKSAYESILNYIEIGKGEGKLMTGGGPLTEGQRGWFIKPTVVGDVEPMARVSQEEIFGPVLAAFRARDFDSALEIANNTQYGLTGAVYSRERGRLEQARRDFHVGNLYLNRKCTGAMVGAHPFGGFNMSGTDSKGGGRDYLLLFLQAKAVSEKL, from the coding sequence ATGCTTCCGTCTTTTCAGAACGAACCCTTCACCGACTTTGCCAGCGAGCGCAACGCGGCAGTGATGCGCGAAGCGATCGCCGACGCCGAATCTCAATTCGGGCGCGAGTATCCGCTTATCATCGGAGGCAAGCGCTACACGACCGGCGACATGCTCGCTTCAGTGAACCCATCGAACTACGAGGAGGTTGTCGGGCTCGTACATAAGGCCACCGTCGAGCTCGCGGACAAAGCGATCGAAGCCGCAACCGCCGCTTTCCAGGAGTGGAAGAACGTCGCGCCTGACGTGCGAGCGCGCTATCTGTTGAAGGTCGCTTCGCTGCTCCGCAAGCGCAAGGCAGAATTCAATGCGTTGCTCGTCCTGGAAGTGGGCAAATCGTGGGCGGAGGCAGATGGCGACGTTGCCGAGACCATCGACTTCGCTGAGTTCTACGCGCGCGAGATGATCCGCTACGGTCAGGAGCAACCGCTGACGGCGCTCGCCGGCGAGCAGAACGAACTCGACTACATCCCGATGGGGGTGGGGATCGTGATTCCACCTTGGAACTTTCCTCTTGCGATCCTCGGAGGAATGACGCTGGCCTCGGTAGTGACCGGCAACACCGTGGTGCTCAAACCCTCCAGCGAGAGCCCAATAGTCGCCGCGAAGTTTGTCGAGCTGCTGGAAGAAGTGTCGCTTCCGCCTGGTGTGGTGAACTTTGTCCCCGGCAGCGGCGCAAAGATTGGCGACTACCTCGTAGGCAATCCGCGAACTCGCTTCATCGCCTTCACGGGTTCGAAAGAAGTCGGGCTCCACATTAACGAGCTTGCCGCGAAGACCGCCGAAGGCCAGTTGTGGATCAAGCGAATCGTCTCCGAGATGGGTGGCAAGGATACGATCGTCGTCGATGAGACCGCTGATCTGGATGCGGCAGTTGATGGAGTTGTCGCGTCGGCGTTTGGATATTCAGGACAGAAATGCTCGGCGTGCTCGAGAGTAGTCGTGGTTAACCAGGTATACGATGAGGTTGTTGGCCGAGTCGCCGATCGAGCTGGCAAGCTTAAGGTCGGTCCGGTCAAGGAACAGGAGAACTGGACGGGTCCCGTCTCGAGCAAGAGCGCGTATGAGTCGATTCTGAACTACATCGAGATTGGAAAGGGCGAGGGCAAATTGATGACCGGAGGCGGCCCGCTAACGGAGGGCCAACGCGGATGGTTTATCAAACCGACGGTGGTCGGCGACGTGGAACCGATGGCGCGCGTCTCGCAAGAGGAGATTTTCGGCCCGGTCCTGGCGGCGTTTCGGGCGCGAGACTTCGACTCGGCGCTCGAAATTGCCAACAACACGCAATATGGTTTGACCGGCGCAGTGTACAGCCGCGAGCGTGGAAGACTCGAGCAAGCTCGTCGTGATTTCCACGTGGGCAATCTGTACTTGAATCGCAAATGCACCGGGGCCATGGTTGGCGCGCATCCGTTCGGCGGCTTCAACATGTCCGGCACCGACTCAAAGGGCGGCGGGCGCGATTACCTGTTGCTGTTTCTGCAGGCTAAGGCGGTGTCCGAGAAGCTTTAG
- the gmk gene encoding guanylate kinase encodes MSSDTPKRADHRADSGADPVAASPAERGNLIVVSAPSGAGKSSLAERVLKRVQDVRFSISYTTRELRGDEQHGVDYYFVSEEEFRAMGERDEFLESAEVHGNLYGTHEQPVEEMLSQGLDVMLDIDVQGAEQVRRRVADAILIFVLPPSREILEARLRARNLNEPADVERRLRHAGIEVQLYERFDYVVLNDDLDRALARLEAIIIAERCRPQRQRNRIESIITTFGGEPFHA; translated from the coding sequence ATGTCGAGTGATACCCCCAAACGAGCGGACCATCGCGCGGACTCTGGAGCCGACCCGGTCGCGGCCAGTCCCGCCGAACGTGGCAACCTGATAGTCGTGTCGGCGCCGTCGGGAGCCGGCAAGTCCTCGCTTGCCGAACGAGTGTTGAAGCGCGTTCAGGATGTGCGATTCTCAATCTCCTACACCACGCGCGAGCTTCGCGGCGATGAGCAGCATGGGGTTGACTACTACTTTGTCAGCGAGGAGGAATTCCGCGCGATGGGCGAGCGCGACGAGTTTCTCGAATCCGCCGAAGTGCATGGCAACCTTTACGGCACTCACGAGCAGCCGGTTGAAGAGATGCTCTCGCAGGGCCTCGACGTGATGCTGGATATAGACGTGCAGGGCGCCGAGCAAGTGCGCCGGCGCGTTGCGGACGCGATTTTGATCTTTGTTTTGCCTCCGTCGCGCGAAATCCTCGAAGCTCGTTTGCGAGCGCGAAACCTCAATGAGCCGGCCGACGTCGAGCGTCGATTGCGCCACGCGGGAATCGAGGTGCAGTTGTATGAGCGATTCGACTACGTCGTTTTGAACGACGATCTGGATCGCGCGCTGGCCCGGCTTGAGGCTATAATAATCGCAGAGCGTTGCCGTCCGCAACGCCAGAGAAATCGAATCGAGTCCATAATAACTACCTTCGGAGGTGAGCCGTTTCATGCCTGA
- the rpoZ gene encoding DNA-directed RNA polymerase subunit omega, which produces MPEVDDEAGWTTEIDSKYRLVLLAAQRSKQLQRGAKPRIYPAARKTTRVALEEVRKGLVRYQPMVKPLKAE; this is translated from the coding sequence ATGCCTGAAGTAGACGACGAAGCGGGTTGGACAACAGAGATAGACAGCAAGTACCGGCTTGTGTTGCTTGCGGCCCAACGCAGCAAGCAGCTTCAACGAGGGGCTAAGCCGCGTATATACCCGGCTGCCAGGAAGACGACGCGGGTAGCACTTGAAGAGGTGCGGAAAGGGCTGGTGCGCTATCAGCCGATGGTCAAGCCGCTCAAAGCGGAATGA
- a CDS encoding trypsin-like peptidase domain-containing protein, giving the protein MSRLMFVYLSGSEKGKTRIFTQEHVTLGTSDACDVKLVPEEGGSLPEGVIADIYDDENTFHLVPHIEKNHFEITINGEELGADETAAGYTLHDGDAIHFGHGLASASVLFQVMPENFSATHPVRRNVAEIDRIPGQSVHPLTATLFVKELTASLWAEIPRKAKLLGLTGVAAVLLLALGVIAFSLVTLIRNTNKTDRFGEQIAGVQARREQDQELIRKQQEEIERLREVSDQMRRFTQKIAELYSPGVCLIVGSYTFVERGTGRVLRYETADRISDMPVDKSGNLQASVDGAGPPVQIDYTGTGFVVEKGVIATNKHVVQPWATDQMAEIILHQGGGLTPRLDSLEAFFPSRQAPFDLKVAATSPRYDIALCRFDQGEAALPIFPLSKEDPSSIIGEPVVLLGYPTGVDGLLQRIEETERREILRTRGQSAIEVAAGLASRGLIRPLTTTGTISDALPGRIVHSAQTTEGGSGSPIFDRDGRVIAINSAILATVDGNQSFGGSNFGVPIKVAYELLQALEGDKPKERQDH; this is encoded by the coding sequence ATGAGCCGGTTGATGTTCGTCTACCTCTCAGGTTCAGAGAAGGGTAAGACAAGAATCTTTACACAAGAACACGTGACGCTGGGCACTTCGGATGCCTGTGACGTGAAGCTCGTTCCCGAGGAGGGTGGTTCCCTTCCCGAGGGTGTAATTGCCGATATCTATGACGACGAAAACACATTTCACCTCGTGCCACATATTGAAAAGAACCATTTCGAGATAACAATCAACGGCGAAGAACTCGGAGCGGATGAAACCGCCGCAGGATACACGTTGCACGACGGCGACGCTATCCACTTTGGGCACGGGCTGGCTAGCGCGAGCGTGCTGTTCCAGGTAATGCCGGAGAACTTCTCGGCCACCCATCCCGTTCGCCGCAACGTTGCCGAGATCGACAGAATTCCAGGGCAGTCTGTTCATCCGCTTACGGCTACGCTGTTCGTCAAAGAGCTTACCGCGAGCCTCTGGGCTGAAATCCCTCGCAAGGCGAAGTTGCTCGGCCTGACTGGGGTAGCGGCAGTGTTGCTACTGGCCCTCGGTGTAATCGCGTTCAGCCTGGTAACCTTGATCCGCAACACCAACAAGACTGATCGGTTCGGAGAGCAGATTGCGGGGGTTCAGGCCCGGCGCGAACAGGACCAGGAACTAATCCGCAAACAGCAAGAGGAGATCGAGAGGCTCCGCGAAGTCAGCGACCAGATGCGCCGGTTCACCCAGAAGATCGCTGAGTTGTACAGTCCGGGCGTTTGCCTGATAGTAGGCAGCTACACTTTCGTCGAGCGCGGCACCGGGCGCGTGCTCCGATACGAAACGGCGGACCGCATCAGCGATATGCCCGTGGATAAGAGCGGCAATTTGCAAGCTTCTGTTGACGGCGCCGGACCGCCGGTCCAAATAGACTACACCGGCACGGGCTTCGTGGTAGAGAAAGGCGTGATCGCGACCAACAAACACGTCGTGCAGCCGTGGGCGACCGATCAGATGGCCGAGATCATCTTGCATCAGGGCGGCGGCCTTACTCCAAGGCTGGATTCACTCGAGGCCTTCTTCCCTTCCCGGCAGGCGCCCTTTGATTTGAAAGTGGCAGCAACCTCACCTCGATATGACATTGCTCTCTGCAGGTTCGATCAGGGTGAAGCGGCGCTGCCGATCTTCCCTCTGAGTAAAGAAGATCCCAGCTCGATAATCGGCGAACCGGTGGTGCTGTTGGGCTACCCGACCGGAGTCGACGGGCTGCTTCAGCGCATTGAAGAAACGGAGCGGCGCGAGATACTGCGCACCCGAGGCCAAAGCGCTATCGAAGTAGCTGCGGGGTTGGCTTCGCGCGGTCTGATAAGGCCGCTGACCACCACCGGCACTATCAGCGACGCTCTCCCGGGCCGCATTGTCCATAGCGCTCAGACCACCGAAGGCGGATCGGGTAGTCCAATATTCGACCGCGACGGCCGGGTAATTGCGATCAACTCCGCGATACTCGCCACGGTTGATGGGAATCAGAGCTTTGGCGGTTCGAACTTTGGCGTGCCAATCAAGGTCGCTTACGAGTTGCTCCAGGCGCTCGAGGGAGACAAACCCAAAGAAAGGCAAGATCATTGA
- a CDS encoding YicC/YloC family endoribonuclease: MIKSMTGFGQGSAEGDNFRVRVDIRSVNNRALDVHTRLPQEFSSLEVSLKKQVQAVVKRGRVDVTVFVEQLKAATFEINRPLVSGYLTALSELKREFGLDGDPSLELIAKLPGALQVSQDSGSLDEKLVAGAVAAVSQALASLTEMRVVEGQGLAADLTSRLDNIERQMPAIENEAARLPAVYREKLMKRLEEVVAGGQVDETRIAQEAVMLADRSDISEEIARFKSHVAQMRDLLQSTDEAGKRLDFILQEMNREANTILSKSNDLAISDAAIVIKTEVEKLREQGQNVE, translated from the coding sequence ATGATCAAAAGCATGACCGGGTTCGGACAGGGAAGCGCCGAGGGTGACAATTTCCGCGTACGCGTGGACATTCGCTCGGTAAACAATCGCGCACTCGACGTTCATACGCGACTGCCGCAGGAATTCTCCAGCCTCGAGGTGAGCTTGAAGAAGCAGGTTCAGGCGGTGGTCAAACGCGGCCGCGTGGACGTGACTGTGTTTGTCGAGCAGTTGAAGGCGGCCACGTTCGAGATCAATCGCCCGCTGGTATCAGGCTACCTCACGGCATTGTCCGAGTTGAAGCGTGAATTCGGACTCGACGGCGACCCTTCGCTCGAGCTGATCGCGAAACTTCCGGGCGCGTTGCAAGTTTCGCAGGATTCGGGCTCACTCGATGAAAAGCTTGTCGCAGGCGCGGTGGCCGCGGTGTCGCAGGCGCTAGCATCGTTGACCGAGATGCGAGTGGTTGAAGGGCAGGGGCTCGCCGCTGATCTCACTTCCAGGCTCGACAACATCGAGCGGCAAATGCCGGCCATCGAAAACGAAGCCGCGCGCTTGCCGGCAGTCTATCGTGAAAAGCTGATGAAGCGGCTCGAGGAAGTTGTGGCCGGCGGACAGGTAGATGAAACGCGGATCGCTCAAGAAGCGGTGATGTTAGCCGACCGGTCCGACATAAGCGAAGAGATCGCGCGCTTCAAGAGTCACGTCGCTCAGATGCGGGACTTGCTTCAAAGCACTGACGAAGCGGGCAAGCGGCTGGATTTCATCTTGCAAGAGATGAATCGCGAAGCAAACACGATACTGTCGAAGTCCAACGACCTTGCCATAAGCGACGCGGCTATAGTAATCAAAACCGAGGTAGAGAAGCTCAGGGAACAAGGTCAGAATGTCGAGTGA